A window of Cohnella herbarum contains these coding sequences:
- the htpG gene encoding molecular chaperone HtpG, with the protein MAKKQFKAESKRLLEMMINSIYTQREIFLRELISNASDAVDKIYYRALTDEQLVFNKEDYYIKVTADKANRTLTISDTGIGMTKEDLENNLGIIAKSGSLAFKKENEAQDGHNIIGQFGVGFYSAFMVADVVTVTSRAVGSEEAYKWESTGAEGYTIEAAEKATVGTEIVLKIKPNTEDDQYDEFLEQYRLKAIIKKYSDFIRYPIKMDISGSRPKEGEDNEFEEYVEEQTVNSMVPIWRKNKSELTDADYENFYAEKRYGFDKPLKHIHLSVDGAVRYQAILYIPESTPFDYYTKEFEKGLELYSNGVLIMDKCADLLPDYFGFVKGMVDSEDLSLNISREMLQHDRQLKQIAKNIQSKIKSQLQSLLKDEREKYEKFYESFGRQLKFGVYNDYGMHKDVLQDLLMFYSSKEKKVVTLDEYVSRMTEEQKYIYYATGESKERIEKLPQTELVADKGFEILYLTDDIDEFAIKIISSYKDKEFKSVSSGDLGIEADEKDKETEAEANESKELFEAMKAFLGDKVKSVRASKRLKSHPVCLTTEGELTIEMEKILNAMPNNPNVKADKVLEINVNHAVFKSLKDAHGNDAEKLNLYTSLLYNQALLIEGLPIGDPVEFTNDICKVMV; encoded by the coding sequence ATGGCCAAGAAACAGTTTAAAGCGGAATCCAAACGTCTGCTGGAGATGATGATTAACTCCATCTACACCCAACGCGAGATCTTCTTAAGGGAGCTAATCTCTAACGCTAGCGACGCGGTAGATAAAATCTATTACAGAGCGTTAACCGACGAGCAACTGGTATTCAACAAAGAAGATTATTACATTAAAGTGACCGCGGATAAGGCAAACAGAACGCTGACGATATCCGATACGGGTATCGGAATGACCAAGGAAGACCTGGAGAACAACCTGGGCATCATCGCGAAGAGCGGTTCGCTGGCGTTCAAGAAGGAGAACGAAGCGCAGGACGGCCATAACATTATCGGACAGTTCGGCGTCGGCTTCTATTCGGCCTTCATGGTGGCGGACGTCGTAACCGTAACGAGCAGAGCGGTAGGCAGCGAAGAGGCTTACAAGTGGGAATCCACGGGCGCTGAAGGCTATACGATCGAAGCGGCAGAGAAGGCAACCGTAGGTACCGAAATCGTGCTGAAGATCAAGCCGAACACGGAAGACGATCAATACGACGAATTTCTGGAGCAATACCGGCTTAAGGCGATCATCAAGAAGTATTCCGACTTTATCCGTTATCCGATCAAGATGGATATTTCGGGCAGCCGGCCCAAGGAAGGCGAAGACAACGAGTTCGAGGAGTACGTGGAAGAGCAAACCGTCAACAGCATGGTGCCGATCTGGCGCAAGAACAAGAGCGAGCTGACGGACGCGGATTACGAAAACTTCTACGCGGAGAAGCGTTACGGCTTCGACAAGCCGCTGAAGCACATTCATCTGAGCGTGGACGGAGCGGTTCGTTACCAAGCGATTCTGTACATTCCGGAAAGCACGCCTTTCGATTATTACACGAAGGAATTCGAGAAGGGGCTCGAGCTGTATTCGAACGGCGTGTTGATCATGGACAAGTGCGCCGACCTGCTTCCGGATTATTTCGGTTTCGTGAAAGGGATGGTCGATTCCGAGGATCTTTCCTTGAACATCTCCAGGGAGATGCTGCAGCATGACCGTCAGCTTAAACAAATCGCGAAGAACATCCAGAGCAAGATCAAGAGCCAATTGCAAAGCTTGCTTAAAGACGAGCGCGAGAAATACGAGAAATTCTACGAGAGCTTCGGTCGCCAACTGAAATTCGGCGTGTATAACGATTACGGCATGCACAAGGACGTGCTTCAAGATCTGCTGATGTTCTACTCCTCCAAAGAGAAGAAGGTCGTTACGCTGGACGAATACGTGTCGCGGATGACCGAAGAGCAGAAATACATCTATTACGCGACCGGGGAGTCGAAAGAACGGATCGAGAAGCTTCCGCAGACCGAGCTCGTGGCGGACAAAGGGTTCGAAATCCTCTACTTGACCGACGACATCGACGAATTCGCGATTAAGATTATCTCAAGTTATAAGGACAAGGAGTTCAAATCGGTATCGAGCGGCGACCTCGGCATCGAAGCGGACGAGAAGGACAAGGAAACCGAAGCCGAAGCGAACGAAAGCAAGGAGCTGTTCGAGGCGATGAAGGCTTTCCTGGGCGATAAAGTGAAGAGCGTCCGGGCGTCCAAGCGGTTGAAGAGCCATCCGGTCTGCTTGACCACCGAAGGCGAGCTTACGATCGAGATGGAGAAAATCTTGAACGCGATGCCGAACAACCCGAACGTGAAAGCCGACAAGGTTCTCGAGATCAACGTGAACCATGCGGTGTTCAAATCGCTGAAGGACGCGCACGGCAACGACGCGGAGAAGCTGAACCTGTACACGAGCTTGCTGTACAATCAAGCGCTGCTGATCGAAGGATTGCCGATCGGAGATCCGGTGGAATTCACGAACGATATTTGCAAAGTTATGGTGTAA
- a CDS encoding sporulation protein YjcZ produces the protein MGYPVAGAGYDGCAKPYGGGVQAAAFVLVLFILLVIILKAGYC, from the coding sequence ATGGGTTACCCTGTTGCTGGGGCAGGATACGATGGTTGCGCTAAACCTTATGGCGGCGGAGTGCAAGCCGCTGCGTTCGTGCTCGTACTCTTCATTCTGCTGGTCATCATCTTGAAAGCCGGTTATTGCTAA
- a CDS encoding catalase: protein MTVDPSNPDTLTNRQGHPVTNNQNMRTVGNRGPATLENYDFIEKISHFDRERIPERVVHARGAGAHGYFETYGTAGNDPVSKYTRAKIFQDKGKQTPVFVRFSSVIHGGHSPETLRDPRGFAVKFYTEDGNWDLVGNNLKIFFIRDAIKFPDMVHAFKPDPVTNIQDGERFFDFCSNSPESFHMVTFLYSPWGIPANYRMMQGSGVNTYKWVNQSGEAVLVKYHWEPKQGIKNLTQKEAGEIQASNFNHATQDLYQAIERGDYPEWELLVQLMSDDEHPELDFDPLDDTKLWPEDQFPWLPVGKMVLNRNPEDYFTEVEQAAFGTGVLVDGLDFSDDKMLQGRTFSYSDTQRHRVGANYLQLPINAPKKHVATNQSGGQMQYRLDRAPGQNPHINYEPSTLGGLREAERSGTEYTPLIEGKLVRETIERHNNTKQAGDTYRKFEEWERAELISNLVGDLAPSDKRIQDKMIALAEEADEEYGRRLRDGLAHAFQGGSSQKPLGNKDGDKAPEQAVRKGHEAEPY, encoded by the coding sequence GTGACAGTAGATCCATCGAACCCGGATACGTTAACCAATCGGCAAGGCCACCCCGTTACGAACAATCAAAACATGAGAACCGTTGGCAATCGCGGTCCGGCGACGTTAGAAAATTACGATTTCATCGAGAAAATCAGCCATTTCGATCGCGAGCGCATTCCCGAACGCGTCGTACACGCCCGTGGCGCGGGTGCACACGGTTATTTCGAAACTTACGGAACGGCTGGCAACGATCCGGTATCCAAGTATACCCGAGCGAAGATTTTTCAGGATAAAGGAAAGCAGACGCCCGTGTTCGTTCGATTCTCGTCCGTTATCCACGGCGGCCATTCCCCCGAGACGCTTCGCGACCCCCGCGGATTTGCCGTTAAATTCTATACGGAGGACGGCAACTGGGACTTGGTCGGCAACAACCTGAAAATCTTCTTTATCCGCGACGCGATCAAATTTCCCGATATGGTTCACGCCTTCAAACCGGATCCCGTGACGAACATTCAAGACGGGGAACGATTTTTCGACTTCTGCTCCAATTCCCCCGAATCGTTCCATATGGTCACTTTCTTATATTCTCCTTGGGGCATTCCGGCCAACTATCGGATGATGCAGGGTTCCGGCGTGAATACGTACAAATGGGTGAACCAATCCGGCGAAGCCGTTCTCGTCAAATATCATTGGGAGCCGAAACAAGGCATTAAGAATTTGACGCAGAAAGAAGCCGGAGAAATTCAGGCGAGTAATTTCAACCATGCGACGCAGGATCTGTATCAGGCGATCGAGCGAGGCGATTACCCGGAGTGGGAGCTGTTGGTCCAGCTCATGAGCGACGACGAGCATCCGGAATTGGATTTCGATCCGCTGGACGACACTAAACTATGGCCGGAAGATCAATTTCCATGGCTGCCCGTCGGTAAAATGGTGCTGAACAGAAATCCCGAGGATTATTTCACCGAGGTAGAGCAAGCGGCGTTCGGAACCGGCGTCTTGGTCGACGGGCTTGATTTCTCGGACGACAAAATGCTTCAGGGTCGGACGTTCTCCTATTCCGACACGCAGCGTCACCGGGTGGGAGCCAACTATTTGCAACTGCCGATTAACGCTCCGAAGAAGCACGTAGCAACGAATCAAAGCGGCGGGCAAATGCAGTATCGGCTCGATCGCGCGCCGGGGCAAAATCCGCACATCAACTATGAACCGTCCACGTTAGGCGGATTACGCGAAGCCGAACGATCCGGCACAGAATATACGCCCCTTATCGAGGGTAAGCTCGTACGGGAGACGATAGAACGTCACAACAATACGAAACAAGCTGGCGATACCTACCGTAAATTCGAGGAATGGGAAAGAGCGGAGCTCATTTCCAATCTCGTAGGCGATCTCGCTCCGAGCGATAAGCGCATCCAGGATAAGATGATCGCGCTAGCGGAAGAAGCGGACGAGGAATACGGACGTCGCCTCCGGGACGGGTTGGCTCATGCTTTCCAGGGCGGATCCAGCCAGAAGCCGCTTGGCAACAAAGACGGCGACAAAGCGCCCGAGCAAGCCGTACGAAAAGGCCACGAAGCCGAGCCTTATTAA
- a CDS encoding response regulator, giving the protein MIKAFVVDDEEHALNILELFLQRTGEVEVIGRSSNGFDAIRKLKMLRPDVLFLDIEMPEMNGLELAEIVRNDNNDVQIVFVTAYDQYAISAFEHAAIDYILKPLEMDRLAKTIARIQKENARSGIVAEHAALVNEAPDAPMLTIRLFGQYFAGIDDGPRMKWRTSKEKELMAYLAVQEDSRVHRDLIIENLWPEDSFHKAKVYLHTCISLLRKNMKQLGFDGVLKYENERYYLDPERVEIDVRIFREHLNRLKKLESPDCAEIEQALLLYEGPLLKDEDYVWAEQEMEQYDKSASQWRSTLTEAYIKLREYDKAVTMAELTIDHSPYEEGAYRLLMKGYHCLGRNDQVLSVYRRLAHKLEELQIKPSEMTTKLYEEMIK; this is encoded by the coding sequence ATGATTAAAGCATTTGTAGTGGATGACGAGGAGCATGCGCTTAATATATTGGAGCTGTTTCTACAACGAACCGGCGAGGTCGAAGTGATCGGCCGTTCGAGCAATGGCTTCGATGCTATTCGTAAGCTTAAGATGCTTCGCCCCGACGTCCTGTTTCTCGATATCGAGATGCCGGAAATGAACGGATTGGAGCTTGCGGAAATCGTAAGAAACGACAATAACGACGTTCAAATCGTTTTCGTGACCGCCTATGACCAATACGCGATATCCGCATTCGAGCACGCGGCAATCGATTATATTCTGAAGCCGCTGGAAATGGATAGATTGGCTAAGACTATCGCAAGAATACAGAAGGAAAATGCCCGGTCCGGCATTGTCGCCGAGCATGCCGCCTTGGTCAACGAAGCCCCTGACGCTCCCATGCTGACGATTCGGCTGTTCGGCCAGTATTTCGCCGGAATCGACGATGGGCCGAGAATGAAATGGCGAACTTCGAAAGAGAAGGAACTGATGGCTTACTTGGCGGTGCAGGAAGACAGCCGCGTTCATCGCGATCTCATTATCGAAAATTTATGGCCTGAAGACAGCTTTCATAAAGCGAAGGTTTATTTGCACACTTGCATTAGCCTGCTTAGAAAGAATATGAAGCAATTGGGTTTCGACGGCGTTCTGAAGTACGAGAACGAGAGATATTATCTCGATCCCGAACGGGTGGAAATCGATGTCCGAATCTTTAGGGAGCACTTGAATAGGTTGAAAAAATTAGAGAGTCCTGATTGTGCCGAGATTGAACAAGCTTTGCTTCTCTATGAAGGACCGCTGCTGAAAGACGAAGATTACGTGTGGGCGGAACAAGAGATGGAGCAATACGATAAATCGGCGTCGCAATGGAGATCGACTCTAACGGAGGCATATATTAAACTTAGGGAATACGATAAAGCGGTCACGATGGCCGAGTTGACGATCGATCATTCTCCCTATGAGGAGGGGGCCTACCGCTTGTTAATGAAAGGGTACCATTGCCTGGGCAGGAATGACCAAGTTTTGTCCGTATACCGGAGACTTGCTCACAAGCTAGAGGAATTGCAAATTAAGCCCTCGGAGATGACAACCAAGCTTTACGAAGAGATGATTAAGTGA
- a CDS encoding hybrid sensor histidine kinase/response regulator, with product MAKGARDNFLIGLLLLTVFVGLAMWFTAQPDKAVPSVDKGELDLEDWDYRNHGIFGLDGEWEFYPNQLLMPGETSDNKGYIAVPGKWDGWQDRDGRAMSGMGYGTYRLVIQNAPEGQMLAISKNYVRFSDKLYIGGVEGGQSGQPGVSRAQYTPRNVPYVAYFPSQGNEIEILLQTANFDFKNGGIAESLSLGIGKELQVKKSIQVGLELMGAIIPMISAMLIFCLYLWFHRNSLLLLFGVYFFFIAVSVITNGERLFLQFFPDIPFELAFKIKTVSVFITPALLFILSWKLFRRSGVRMLFLSSALFNFAYCVVIVIFPFRVYSYAQDIMYLGITLIYLVLIGYLFLAYLRQQFGILDKRQFQLYFAAVWSHLLLDLNVILSNENLTSALLNNMIFIFFLVTIALLLIHQYVGAYTSMKQLTNQLQIADRMKDEFLLITSHELNTPLNGIMNLSQALLKEPFKKSAEQEMKDKLRFIRNTAYRMSNMVNDIIDAARIKDGKLKVDLKQVDLVACVSVVMEVFGFLAKGKNTQLTHRISPEARYIIADENRLIQVLYNSINYSLRHIQDGIVSIRSRREGHNILIHIESSGSGPQEVNDAIVGEEPEADNSFALGLSIANELTELMGGKFGPNETDGTLEIALPEASESLMEIAAGNEESVHPFAGNVIPEPRQAKEGASKILIASADPVDVEHLYGMLTSEGYEAYCAGTDKEAYAQVTRMDRPDLVLIDVMLPGDNGYELCRRIRQHFTQAEMPVLLIGTRNTSADIEAGISAGGSDFITRPLDPGEIRVRVNTLLSMKRLVKEAAVNEMAFLRSQIKPHFLYNALGTIMSLCYTDGVRAGELLSIFSRYLRIIFHLDNTEETVNLSKEMELIQAYVDIEKARFGDRVRVEFDVDKELLGCQVMPLTIEPLVENAIRHGVSKKLSGGTVRLTIHQEGEFVRVVVEDDGIGMTAEQVRAIMEVGKQEQGVGFRNITRRVAHMTGRTPVVESERGVGTKVTIWLPLAYS from the coding sequence GTGGCAAAGGGAGCAAGAGATAACTTTCTCATAGGTCTTCTTCTATTGACTGTTTTCGTGGGACTCGCGATGTGGTTTACGGCACAGCCGGATAAAGCCGTGCCCTCGGTGGATAAAGGCGAACTTGATCTTGAGGACTGGGATTATCGGAACCACGGTATATTCGGGTTGGACGGAGAGTGGGAGTTTTATCCGAATCAGTTGTTGATGCCGGGCGAAACTAGCGATAACAAAGGTTACATCGCCGTGCCCGGGAAATGGGACGGGTGGCAGGATCGCGACGGGCGAGCGATGAGCGGGATGGGTTATGGCACGTATCGTTTAGTCATCCAAAATGCCCCCGAGGGCCAAATGCTGGCGATTAGCAAAAACTACGTCCGGTTTTCGGACAAGCTATACATAGGAGGAGTAGAAGGAGGACAATCCGGACAACCGGGGGTATCCAGGGCGCAATATACGCCAAGAAACGTACCTTATGTCGCTTATTTTCCATCGCAGGGGAACGAGATCGAAATTTTATTACAAACAGCTAATTTCGATTTTAAGAATGGCGGAATCGCGGAATCGCTTTCTTTGGGCATAGGAAAGGAACTTCAAGTCAAGAAAAGCATACAAGTCGGGCTGGAGCTAATGGGAGCTATCATTCCGATGATCTCCGCTATGCTCATTTTCTGCCTCTATTTGTGGTTCCATAGAAACTCGCTGCTTCTATTATTCGGGGTTTATTTCTTTTTCATAGCGGTTAGCGTCATTACGAACGGAGAGAGATTGTTCCTGCAATTTTTTCCGGATATCCCATTCGAACTGGCGTTCAAAATCAAAACGGTTTCCGTATTCATTACGCCGGCCTTGCTGTTTATTCTCTCGTGGAAACTGTTTCGAAGATCGGGCGTCCGAATGCTGTTCCTAAGTTCGGCACTATTTAACTTCGCTTATTGCGTCGTAATCGTCATCTTCCCGTTTCGCGTATATTCCTATGCGCAGGACATCATGTATTTGGGAATCACGTTAATCTATCTCGTGCTGATCGGATATTTGTTCTTGGCTTACCTGAGGCAACAATTCGGAATATTGGACAAACGACAATTCCAACTTTATTTCGCGGCGGTGTGGTCGCATTTGCTGCTGGACCTTAACGTAATCCTAAGCAACGAGAATTTGACCTCGGCTCTGCTCAATAACATGATTTTTATCTTTTTTCTAGTCACGATCGCCCTGCTGCTCATTCATCAATATGTCGGTGCCTATACCTCGATGAAACAATTGACGAATCAGCTACAGATAGCGGATCGGATGAAGGATGAATTTCTGCTGATTACCTCTCATGAGTTGAATACCCCGCTGAACGGCATTATGAATCTCTCGCAGGCTCTGCTCAAAGAGCCTTTCAAGAAGTCCGCGGAACAGGAAATGAAAGATAAGCTGAGGTTTATACGGAATACGGCTTACCGAATGTCCAATATGGTCAACGATATCATAGACGCTGCGCGGATTAAGGACGGCAAACTGAAGGTTGATCTAAAACAGGTCGATCTCGTCGCTTGCGTTTCCGTTGTCATGGAAGTGTTCGGTTTTCTCGCCAAAGGGAAAAATACGCAGCTAACGCATCGTATCTCTCCCGAAGCCAGATATATTATCGCGGATGAGAACCGATTGATACAGGTCCTATACAACTCGATCAATTACAGCTTAAGACATATTCAGGACGGGATCGTTTCCATCCGTAGCAGAAGGGAGGGACACAACATTTTAATACATATCGAGTCTTCGGGCAGCGGCCCTCAGGAAGTAAACGACGCCATCGTCGGCGAAGAGCCGGAAGCGGACAATAGCTTCGCCCTTGGTCTGTCTATCGCGAACGAACTGACAGAGCTCATGGGAGGGAAGTTCGGTCCGAACGAGACGGACGGAACATTGGAAATCGCTTTGCCGGAGGCGTCAGAGAGTCTAATGGAGATTGCCGCGGGCAATGAGGAATCGGTGCATCCGTTTGCCGGGAACGTCATTCCCGAACCGCGACAAGCGAAAGAAGGAGCCTCCAAAATCTTAATCGCCTCCGCGGATCCGGTAGACGTTGAGCACCTCTACGGCATGCTGACATCGGAGGGCTACGAAGCTTACTGCGCCGGAACGGACAAGGAGGCTTATGCTCAGGTTACGCGGATGGATCGGCCGGATCTGGTACTTATCGATGTCATGCTTCCGGGCGATAACGGTTATGAATTGTGCCGCCGGATTCGGCAGCATTTTACGCAAGCGGAGATGCCGGTACTCCTCATCGGTACCCGCAACACGTCCGCGGATATCGAAGCGGGCATCTCGGCCGGAGGCAGCGACTTTATTACGCGGCCGCTCGATCCCGGCGAAATCCGGGTTCGGGTAAACACGCTGTTGTCTATGAAACGCTTGGTCAAGGAAGCGGCAGTGAACGAGATGGCGTTTCTTCGGTCGCAGATTAAGCCGCATTTTTTATATAACGCGCTAGGCACGATCATGTCTCTCTGTTATACGGACGGCGTACGGGCGGGCGAGCTGCTGAGTATTTTCAGCCGATATTTGCGCATTATTTTCCATCTGGACAATACGGAAGAGACCGTTAATCTGAGCAAGGAAATGGAGCTTATCCAGGCTTACGTGGATATCGAGAAGGCGCGGTTCGGAGATCGCGTTCGCGTCGAATTCGATGTCGACAAGGAGCTGTTAGGGTGCCAAGTCATGCCGCTGACGATCGAGCCTTTGGTGGAGAACGCCATTCGGCATGGCGTATCGAAGAAGCTTAGCGGTGGCACCGTTCGGTTGACGATCCATCAGGAAGGCGAGTTCGTGCGCGTCGTCGTGGAGGACGATGGAATCGGCATGACGGCGGAACAAGTACGGGCCATCATGGAAGTCGGCAAGCAGGAGCAAGGCGTCGGCTTCCGCAACATTACGCGCCGCGTGGCGCATATGACCGGAAGAACGCCCGTCGTGGAAAGCGAACGGGGCGTTGGAACGAAGGTTACGATTTGGCTTCCGCTAGCGTATTCGTGA
- a CDS encoding dihydrodipicolinate synthase family protein, protein MLERMKDGVWPTMVTLYNDNGRIDYTAMEKAVRWYVLNGADGLFAVCQSSEMFYLNLEERVELAAFVKKATKGKIPVIASGHISESLAEQAEELRAMSETGIDALVLITNRLALEGESDDIVKRNVEKLLPELPDKLPIGLYECPFPYKRVVSPELLRWFADTGRFCFLKDTCCDIGLIRGKLDAVRGTDLKIFNANTATLLESLRLGAAGYSGVMGNFHPSLYSKLVRDYRNHPVEAERLSDLLTMASWIEKQLYPTNAKYHLMLEGIAGNYGSRSQPSSSFTETNKSEVAMLRRLSEAWEKQLPS, encoded by the coding sequence ATGCTAGAGAGGATGAAAGACGGGGTTTGGCCAACAATGGTCACCTTGTACAACGACAATGGTAGAATCGATTATACCGCGATGGAGAAAGCGGTACGGTGGTACGTTCTGAACGGAGCGGACGGCTTGTTCGCCGTGTGCCAATCTAGCGAGATGTTCTATCTTAACCTAGAAGAAAGGGTTGAATTGGCTGCTTTCGTCAAAAAAGCGACGAAGGGGAAAATCCCCGTCATAGCTTCAGGGCACATCTCGGAGTCGTTGGCGGAACAGGCTGAAGAATTGCGGGCCATGAGCGAGACGGGCATCGACGCGCTCGTACTGATTACGAACAGGCTGGCGTTGGAGGGCGAATCGGACGATATCGTCAAGAGAAACGTAGAGAAGCTCTTGCCAGAGTTACCGGACAAGCTTCCAATCGGATTGTACGAATGTCCTTTTCCCTACAAGCGGGTCGTCTCCCCGGAATTGCTAAGATGGTTCGCGGATACGGGGCGATTCTGTTTCCTGAAGGATACGTGCTGCGACATCGGGTTGATCCGGGGCAAGCTGGATGCCGTGCGCGGGACGGATTTGAAAATCTTCAATGCGAATACCGCTACCTTGCTGGAGTCGCTCCGGTTGGGGGCTGCGGGATATAGCGGTGTCATGGGCAATTTCCATCCGTCTCTCTATTCGAAGCTCGTTCGCGATTACCGTAACCATCCGGTTGAAGCGGAGCGGTTGAGCGATCTGCTCACCATGGCATCTTGGATCGAGAAACAGCTATATCCGACGAACGCGAAATATCATCTCATGCTGGAAGGGATCGCCGGGAATTACGGGAGCCGCTCGCAACCGTCCTCTTCGTTCACGGAGACGAACAAATCGGAAGTCGCGATGCTGCGCAGGCTTTCGGAGGCGTGGGAGAAGCAACTTCCATCGTAA
- a CDS encoding extracellular solute-binding protein, whose protein sequence is MSRKKRQFSLIAMTSIALALTGCGGNSSNGNDATASSQASSQASSQASGDAGVGAGKIVNEPMTLRVMLGEHPNQPLIIDAPSFALREAATGVKLKIETVPSDNYEEKLHTLIATNNLPDIMYAEDTTIQSFANTGLFLPISDYLDHAPNLKKLIEENPQINNLKIGDKLYGFPRLARYQGSAGPFPMIRSDVMKELGLQTPQTFDELYETLKKMKEAYPDSQPMTIRWGTQQLLDVMTYPLGSGFDVYYDYDVDGGKWLYGPAHPEFKEALEFLSKLYKEKLLDPDYAVSTSDTWKEKLSSGKSLFFYDNIGYATAFGASLKAADPDAAFEMIPNMANSQGQKRNYRFPDHWLTENFLISSKVKNPEAVVRYLDWMYSEEGADITNFGKEGEHFTKENGEYKVTDGIKEKYGKETSLYKLQSDLGTGLLAFTLYIDERATSMYSTPDSVKWSENIKRQEKDLKNGIVTRPLEPPLTKEEAEKVKRLRTDLNTVVFQEVDKFIMGVKPMDEFEAFAKKLQKDGSGELESIFNEAQARLESQ, encoded by the coding sequence ATGAGCAGGAAAAAGCGGCAATTCAGTTTAATCGCGATGACGTCCATCGCCCTGGCGCTAACGGGCTGCGGAGGAAATTCATCCAATGGGAACGATGCGACGGCGAGCAGCCAAGCAAGCAGCCAAGCAAGCAGTCAGGCAAGCGGCGATGCGGGCGTTGGCGCGGGCAAGATCGTCAACGAACCGATGACCTTAAGGGTCATGCTTGGCGAGCATCCCAACCAACCGCTGATCATCGACGCGCCTTCATTCGCTTTAAGAGAAGCTGCGACAGGGGTCAAGCTGAAGATCGAGACCGTTCCTTCGGACAACTACGAAGAGAAGTTGCACACGCTGATCGCCACGAATAACTTGCCGGACATTATGTACGCCGAGGATACGACGATTCAATCGTTCGCGAATACGGGCTTATTCCTACCGATATCCGATTACTTGGATCACGCGCCTAACTTGAAGAAGCTGATCGAGGAAAATCCTCAGATCAATAACCTGAAGATCGGCGACAAATTATACGGATTTCCTAGACTTGCCCGTTATCAAGGCTCCGCCGGTCCTTTTCCCATGATTCGCTCAGACGTCATGAAGGAGCTCGGCTTGCAGACGCCGCAAACGTTCGACGAGTTGTACGAAACGTTGAAAAAAATGAAAGAAGCTTACCCGGATTCCCAACCGATGACGATCCGATGGGGGACGCAGCAGTTGCTTGACGTGATGACTTACCCGCTCGGTTCCGGCTTCGACGTCTACTACGATTATGACGTCGATGGAGGAAAATGGCTCTACGGACCGGCGCATCCCGAGTTTAAGGAAGCGCTCGAATTCTTGAGCAAGCTTTACAAGGAGAAGCTGCTGGATCCGGATTACGCGGTATCGACTTCCGATACCTGGAAAGAGAAGCTAAGCTCGGGCAAATCGCTGTTCTTCTACGATAACATAGGCTACGCGACGGCTTTCGGAGCTTCGCTGAAAGCCGCGGACCCGGATGCCGCGTTCGAAATGATACCGAATATGGCTAATAGCCAAGGTCAGAAACGCAACTATCGGTTCCCGGATCATTGGTTGACGGAAAACTTCTTGATCAGTTCCAAGGTCAAGAATCCGGAAGCGGTCGTTCGTTACTTGGATTGGATGTACAGCGAAGAAGGCGCGGACATCACTAATTTCGGAAAAGAAGGCGAGCACTTCACGAAAGAAAACGGAGAGTATAAGGTTACGGACGGCATTAAGGAAAAGTACGGCAAAGAAACGAGCTTGTACAAGCTGCAATCCGATCTTGGCACGGGATTGCTTGCTTTCACGCTATACATTGACGAGAGAGCTACGAGTATGTACAGCACGCCCGATTCGGTCAAATGGAGCGAAAATATCAAGCGGCAAGAGAAGGACTTGAAGAACGGTATCGTGACCCGGCCGCTCGAGCCGCCGCTTACGAAAGAGGAAGCGGAGAAGGTAAAGCGACTGCGCACCGATCTGAATACGGTCGTCTTCCAAGAAGTGGATAAGTTCATTATGGGCGTCAAGCCGATGGACGAATTCGAGGCGTTCGCGAAGAAGCTGCAGAAAGACGGTTCCGGCGAGCTCGAGTCGATCTTTAACGAAGCTCAAGCTAGGCTGGAGAGTCAGTAA